The following DNA comes from Naumovozyma dairenensis CBS 421 chromosome 4, complete genome.
AAAATTATCATCCAATAATTTACTACCTTCAGGTAAGTTTAAAAATTCCGCATAGCCCTGAAAGTTAGCACCTTTTGATAGCAACtgtctttcaattttcttcattaatttgaatGCTTTTAACCATAATGTTCTATCTGGAATTTTAAGACTCGTTGAATCCACGTCTTTCCTGTTGTTAATTACATCACTAGCCCAATTTTCAATCAGTTTTAGATATTctgaaagaattagaatcGATGTGAAAATGCATGTCACGGATAAAATTGGTGTCTTAATATTCTGTGAATTTTCAGTAATAGATATCGTATCAATCCAAAAGCCAATAATACTTACGGAATAAGTAGTTGCTTCATGTAATGATTCCCAATCatataaaaatgatttcaaattttcattcattaaattccATTCTTGTAACCAAATTAATTCTAAAATGGTTGACAAATCAATACATTTCCTAATTTTTGCAAATAAATGCAGAGGAATAATTAATCTCATTGACGGATTCGATCTAATCATCGgaatattatctttatttggAACTAAGATACCACCATTCTTAATATATAATGCTTCCCAATATTTCAACATTGAGGCAACAATAGGTCTCGAAGTCATTCTCcatttaatatcatttaattgaataGAAGCATGTGAGCTATTACTAATATGAGGATCATTATACAAGTTTTGTTTAATAacatttctttcaataaatattttttcatgaATGGAAATTAACAACGATAATAATGTCttgaatgatattttcGTGTTTTCATAAAGAAATTGGCTACCATTCGATAAATACATCAAACAATTCTCATAGGATCCATCCCCATTTGACAATtcaatcaaagaaaatttagaaTCTAATTCGATATTAAACTTATTAAGATAAAATGACCAAATTTCAGAATCTTCTGCCAAATATAAAACTTCATGATAACATGGGATACCACATTTTAAATCTAATGAATGGAAACAACAATCTCTACCACTAActgatgaaaaaaaattcgataataataacaccaCATGACAAGTTCTAATTCTGGATTGTGCTAATatgaaataattaaaatttttctCAATTTGTTCCTCAGTTTTATATTGGCCCTTAATCTTAGCCAATTTTGATGGATTATCTTGGAATTCCATGACATGATCACTCTCGATCGGTGGTTTAACGAAATTCTCTAATGGTAAGTTTAATTTTGTGATTTTAACTAATTGAATTAGTGTCATTAACTGTGGTTTCATGTTTTTGATCACGTTAACGTCATTACTAAATATACCAATAAACGTTAATAGAATTAAACTTTGGATAATCCATAATGGTGTAGTCTCATAGCAATTATTTTTCTGTTCTAAATATTCCCTTACATGGATCCATGAAATGtttgataaaattttagCATGTATTGAATGGAAGCCGTAAATGGCACCACACATAGCAATTGACAATAGGAGTGGATAATTCTCCATGGAAGGTTCAACTGAATATAAATGTAGGATGgggaaataataatgaaattccctttgatataattgaacataatcatttaattcatcGACAGTAGGAAAGAAATTCGCCAAAGacttattatcatttattatgGAATTACGTAATTCTTCTGTGAAGAAACATATTTTCAAGTTTTTATTTCTCGTATATTTAGCATTTGAACCATTCgatatatcttttaaattcttACTGGAGGCAACTGATTTTTGGAATAGATCAAATTGTCTTGAGTTAAATAGACTAGACACATTATAAGTCAATTTTTTaacatcatctaatttGTGTCCAGTTGCTGAAGATGCATGGTTATTTTGAGTATTGAGATTCGGATGTGTGTTGACAGCAAGAGCTATTTTTTCTCCTTGATTGGTATGAATATCTCGCAAATTATCTTTCGTTTCTATTAATTTAGGTAACACATTAGATAAAGGTTTTGGGTCAACTGAAGGTGGAGTTGGGGCCTGGCCTATAGCATTATCTAAGAATCcgatttcattgaaatggTCGCCAGAAGTTTTGAAATCCATATCCAACGGATGGGCAATAAAATCAGTTAACCAATGTTCATCAGGATGGATATTCGAGATTTCCACCATTTTCGTCGACAAGTGCTGTTGGTAGTCTGGGTTATTTGTTAAGTTGGATTTCAAAAGAGAGGTTCCATTACTAATTTCTAAAGCGCCTTGGGCAGTTTTTGGCCTGTCAAATTCATGAGATTGGCTCATATAATACACCTCTTGACTTGAAGCCTGTTTTGTTGGTTGTTCACTTGCTGGACGGCCAATTTCCGGATGTTGTGGATACCTTGCGGTGGTATTATCATGAACCATTTGTGGGAGATTACTTTCCGGTATTGAAAACTGGTGGACATCATGTTCTGGTTGGTAAGgtatattttgataattaAAATATGCTAAATTTGAGTTTACTGAatttgatttggaaaaCCCACCAGACCCTCCAAATGAGGAACTCATAGTAAGGAAATCTGATAAGTATGGTGCAAAACCATAAATATCTCCATTATTGGGTGTCATTGGTGGTGGTCCACGGGAGCTTATATTCATTTGCGATTGGACTCCTGTCGATATATTATACACGCTTGAATTAACATGTAAAACGGATGGTTGATTATTTGGTTGAATGTTATTAGTATTTCCAGGGATATTGGATGCGTCGTTAGAAAGTGAGAACTGTATATCGTTAATGTTGAATTTAGAATCCCCATAACTATTGGGGTCATCCAAGGAGAAAAATGGAGGTAATTCAAGAGCTTCAAAATCGACACCTGATTCCAATGCTTTATCTATCAATTGTTGAGCTGTTAATTGTGGTGTGGAAAATCCGACTTGATGAGGGACATCATTCATAGACTCAGAACCTGATCCgttgttattattgctaATGTTACGtgtatttttttcagtGGGGTTATCTGGAGCATATGTAAATGCACTCGAAGCAGAAAAGGATGCATGCCTTTTAGATCTAGATGTACCATCTTGAAGTAGTGCTGGCGATGGTTCACGTCCAATTTTGTGCTCTTGACGAAGAGGATGACTATAATAATCAATcggttgttgttgttgttgttgttgttcttcgAAATGGACAGGTGGTGGACCTACTGAACCAGACGGAATATAAGTTGCAGGAGATGGCGTTGACTTTAAAGAGGAAGTTGTCGATGTTACATCTGGATGCCATTCATTGGAGGTCCTCCGATATTCATGTTTATTTCTTGCTTCAGTTTCCCTCGCTtctcttttcaattgtgCTGCTGTCTTCGCAAGAGGATTTCTAGGTGTCGGTAGAATGGTAGCTTTATTTCCctttatttgaattatatttttattaatcTTATCTTCAGCAGAATCAGGTAATGGACCTTGAAATGGAACAGGTATTCCGTTATTGTTACTGCTATTAGTGTACGAATCCATCGAGGTACCTATTAAAGCGGCATGAAGTTTGTGTTGATGTCTAAGGACCAAATCTCTTCTTGCGAAACAACGTCCACAAAAGACACATAAGAATGGTTTTTCATTAGTGTGTGATCTTTGATGCCTTTTCAAATGTTCTTGTCTAACAAAGCCTCTTGTACAAGTAGAACAAACGAAGGGTCTTGGTTTATTTGTCTTTATCCTTCTCGATTTTTTAGGGATTGGAATTAGACCTGGGGTTGGTGTAGCTGTTTGACTAGAGTCACCTGAACCAGTCATACTGGCAGTATCAGTTCCAGAAGTTATTTGCTCTTGTTCTCGgtcttgttcttctttgccagttattgataatactgtctttttttgtttatcatCGATAGGTGACATATTTATAAAACGAAGTAAGAAAGTTGTATAATGCTATGAGGGGATAGTCCAGGAATGCAATTCGtgtaatgaataataaagattatTTACTTTCGAAATGAATTTCCGAGTGGCTGTATCTTTTCAGagtgttattgttgttgcaGCAACggaaattatataatacaatTGATAGAGAGGATGGGAACGTACAAGCTCAGTACTGTATGAAATCTTAAATGGGCAgtattttgtaaaaataatatatgaTGAACTTCTTTCTATGTCCTTGGCTATCTGTTGCCTTGTCCCCGTGCGAAgcaaatttcattattaatagaCTAAAGATAATGATTCCACCTAGTTTGGCGCTCTAGTGTCAAAAACTGTCCAATTTTCTCAAAtcttaaaaaaaaaagcgAGCACTTTTACAAGCCCTATATATCAAGAAAGATACCAGGGCTGgatttatttataatgaGGGTAATAAAGCGaggaaacaaaaagaataattgTTGTGGTAGGGCAAATTTACTTACTTTTCCACCAAATCCTTGAGCCAATCAAAATTGGGAAGCACGACTCCCCAGGCAAAGGGCGACTATATCTGCTATTACCTTACAGTAGAATACTTTTAATAGTATAGTTCAAGCACCATTAGCAACATAAAAAGGAAGCTACGATTAGAAGACAAGATCGATAACACCAACccacatatatatatctattcAATTGCCATGATTAAACGATTCCCCACACCCgttttgaaacaaaattgGCCCTTCTTTGTTGCAGGTGCTATCACATATTGGGGAGTTTCCAAAATAACAACGGCATCTGAGAATTCTGACGAATGGATTAACGATCCAAGAAATCCCAGATTT
Coding sequences within:
- the TDA9 gene encoding Tda9p (similar to Saccharomyces cerevisiae RSF2 (YJR127C) and YML081W; ancestral locus Anc_4.351), whose amino-acid sequence is MSPIDDKQKKTVLSITGKEEQDREQEQITSGTDTASMTGSGDSSQTATPTPGLIPIPKKSRRIKTNKPRPFVCSTCTRGFVRQEHLKRHQRSHTNEKPFLCVFCGRCFARRDLVLRHQHKLHAALIGTSMDSYTNSSNNNGIPVPFQGPLPDSAEDKINKNIIQIKGNKATILPTPRNPLAKTAAQLKREARETEARNKHEYRRTSNEWHPDVTSTTSSLKSTPSPATYIPSGSVGPPPVHFEEQQQQQQQPIDYYSHPLRQEHKIGREPSPALLQDGTSRSKRHASFSASSAFTYAPDNPTEKNTRNISNNNNGSGSESMNDVPHQVGFSTPQLTAQQLIDKALESGVDFEALELPPFFSLDDPNSYGDSKFNINDIQFSLSNDASNIPGNTNNIQPNNQPSVLHVNSSVYNISTGVQSQMNISSRGPPPMTPNNGDIYGFAPYLSDFLTMSSSFGGSGGFSKSNSVNSNLAYFNYQNIPYQPEHDVHQFSIPESNLPQMVHDNTTARYPQHPEIGRPASEQPTKQASSQEVYYMSQSHEFDRPKTAQGALEISNGTSLLKSNLTNNPDYQQHLSTKMVEISNIHPDEHWLTDFIAHPLDMDFKTSGDHFNEIGFLDNAIGQAPTPPSVDPKPLSNVLPKLIETKDNLRDIHTNQGEKIALAVNTHPNLNTQNNHASSATGHKLDDVKKLTYNVSSLFNSRQFDLFQKSVASSKNLKDISNGSNAKYTRNKNLKICFFTEELRNSIINDNKSLANFFPTVDELNDYVQLYQREFHYYFPILHLYSVEPSMENYPLLLSIAMCGAIYGFHSIHAKILSNISWIHVREYLEQKNNCYETTPLWIIQSLILLTFIGIFSNDVNVIKNMKPQLMTLIQLVKITKLNLPLENFVKPPIESDHVMEFQDNPSKLAKIKGQYKTEEQIEKNFNYFILAQSRIRTCHVVLLLSNFFSSVSGRDCCFHSLDLKCGIPCYHEVLYLAEDSEIWSFYLNKFNIELDSKFSLIELSNGDGSYENCLMYLSNGSQFLYENTKISFKTLLSLLISIHEKIFIERNVIKQNLYNDPHISNSSHASIQLNDIKWRMTSRPIVASMLKYWEALYIKNGGILVPNKDNIPMIRSNPSMRLIIPLHLFAKIRKCIDLSTILELIWLQEWNLMNENLKSFLYDWESLHEATTYSVSIIGFWIDTISITENSQNIKTPILSVTCIFTSILILSEYLKLIENWASDVINNRKDVDSTSLKIPDRTLWLKAFKLMKKIERQLLSKGANFQGYAEFLNLPEGSKLLDDNFVENVMRIESPIHDTIKFLKTMKMSIRCLYMGVRILGDSPVWPISLTFANALQSRALYILKEGDTEQRIQPDNVQN
- the ATP18 gene encoding F1F0 ATP synthase subunit i (similar to Saccharomyces cerevisiae ATP18 (YML081C-A); ancestral locus Anc_4.353); this translates as MIKRFPTPVLKQNWPFFVAGAITYWGVSKITTASENSDEWINDPRNPRFAKGGKIVDLNKDKAHE